One Alnus glutinosa chromosome 3, dhAlnGlut1.1, whole genome shotgun sequence genomic region harbors:
- the LOC133863794 gene encoding uncharacterized protein LOC133863794 — protein MAESVEEAQPQTQPNPNTSREEHQDPSNVQDEENDVVEDEDEDEEEDEDDEEEQELPPNPLSREFQLRAHKSKMEDLFRRMQTEKVPLRVHDVLIKGNKRTKDSLIEAELEGLKKATTLQGLLEAAGIANARLQQLEIFDSVRVTLDSGPPELPGTANVIVDVVETSSPLSGDLGAYTKTTARSWTVEGSLKYKNWFGYGDLWDGSLAYGPNQTSEVSAGVYLPRFRGFSTPVLARVSLFSQDWQEFSSYRERFLGLSLGLFSTRHHDLVYNLGWRSLTDPSQMSSRSVRRQLGHSLLSSLKYTFKIDRRNSPVRPIKGYAFVSTTQVGGLTPDHRSLRFLRQEFDLRYAIPFGFYHAALNFGISGGVLFPWGRGFLDKPSPLPERFFLGGDFSPVCTIGGPTTVWGFKTRGLGPTEPRRQIRDKSNDENSDFPGRDFIGGDLAVTAFADLSFDLPIKWLREHGVHGHIFAGAGNLAKLTENEFRNFSFRKFLESFRSSVGVGVVVPTKLFRLEGNFYYILKQDAHDRGKTGFRFSFSAPS, from the exons ATGGCAGAATCAGTCGAAGAAGCACAACCACAAACCCAGCCAAACCCTAACACCAGCCGGGAAGAACACCAAGACCCCTCAAACGTCCAAGACGAAGAAAACGATGTCGTCGAAGACGAAGACGAggacgaagaagaagacgagGACGATGAAGAGGAGCAAGAACTGCCGCCGAATCCCCTCTCCCGAGAGTTCCAACTCCGCGCGCATAAGTCGAAGATGGAGGACCTCTTCCGCCGAATGCAGACCGAGAAGGTCCCTCTCAGAGTCCACGACGTGTTGATCAAGGGAAACAAGAGGACCAAGGACTCTCTCATCGAGGCCGAGCTCGAGGGATTGAAGAAAGCCACCACATTGCAAGGCCTGCTCGAGGCGGCGGGGATTGCCAATGCGAGGCTTCAACAGCTCGAGATTTTCGATTCCGTTAGGGTCACGCTTGATTCGGGCCCGCCGGAGCTTCCCGGGACCGCGAATGTCATCGTCGATGTCGTCGAGACCAGTAGCCCTCTCTCCGGCGACCTCGGGGCTTACACGAAGACCACG GCTAGATCTTGGACGGTTGAAGGTTCACTTAAGTATAAAAATTGGTTCGGTTATGGGGATCTGTGGGATGGTTCTTTGGCATATGGTCCCAACCAGACATCGGAGGTTAGTGCTGGTGTGTATCTGCCCAGATTCAGAGGATTTTCAACTCCTGTGCTGGCACGAGTATCCCTGTTTTCCCAAGATTGGCAAGAGTTCTCTTCTTACCGAGAACGATTCTTGGGCCTTTCTCTTGGCTTGTTTTCCACCAGGCACCATGACTTGGTATACAATCTTGGGTGGCGTTCCTTAACGGATCCATCACAAATGTCATCCAGGTCAGTAAGGAGGCAGCTTGGACATAGTTTGCTTTCATCTTTAAAATACACATTTAAGATTGACAGGAGGAATTCACCTGTGAGGCCTATTAAAGGATATGCTTTTGTTTCTACTACTCAAGTAGGTGGCCTCACACCAGATCACCGGAGCTTAAGATTTTTGCGCCAG GAGTTTGATCTTCGTTATGCTATCCCTTTTGGGTTTTATCACGCTGCACTCAACTTTGGGATCTCAGGTGGTGTTTTATTTCCATGGGGCCGTGGATTCTTGGACAAGCCCTCGCCCCTGCCTGAAAGGTTCTTCTTAGGTGGTGATTTCTCTCCAGTTTGCACTATTGGTGGCCCAACAACTGTGTGGGGATTTAAGACAAGAGGACTGGGACCTACAGAGCCACGAAGGCAAATTAGAGATAAATCTAATGATGAGAATTCTGATTTTCCTGGAAGGGATTTTATTGGAGGAGACCTTGCTGTTACTGCTTTTGCAGACCTTTCTTTTGATCTTCCAATTAAGTGGTTGAGAGAACATGGAGTCCATGGACACATTTTTGCTGGTGCTGGAAACCTCGCTAAATTAACAGAGAATGAGTTCCGAAATTTCTCTTTTCGTAAGTTCTTGGAGTCGTTCCGAAGCTCTGTAGGAGTTGGGGTTGTTGTCCCTACAAAACTTTTCCGCCTAGAG